A window from Deltaproteobacteria bacterium encodes these proteins:
- the pheS gene encoding phenylalanine--tRNA ligase subunit alpha encodes MSQTSLKDRIDAIRVLAENEFKAAQSSRELYELKVRILGKTGSFQGIMKEMGSLSPAEKPVAGKLLNEAKVALEGLYSDCETQLKSSELDAKLKSESLDLSLPGVPAAVGAQHPVSLVMEEITMILSRMGYSVRTGPLIETDRNNFEGLNVPKDHPARDMQDTFYIDETHVLRTHTSPIQVRTYENEKPPLRIAAPGSVFRCDSDVSHSPNFHQIEGICVDKKISMSDLKGTVTYFVGEFFGKGLKTRFRPSFFPFTEPSAEIDCQCAVCKGKGCRMCSNTGWVEIGGSGLIHPNVLSFAGIDPKEWQGFAFGFGIERMAIIKYGINDIRLFSDNNVRFLEQFSV; translated from the coding sequence GAGTTTGAAAGATCGCATCGATGCTATTCGGGTCTTAGCAGAAAATGAGTTCAAAGCTGCTCAAAGCAGTCGTGAGCTCTATGAATTGAAAGTGAGAATTCTGGGAAAAACCGGGAGCTTTCAAGGGATCATGAAAGAAATGGGCTCTTTATCGCCGGCCGAAAAGCCAGTGGCAGGGAAGCTTTTGAATGAAGCAAAGGTTGCGCTCGAAGGACTTTATAGTGATTGCGAAACTCAACTCAAATCGAGCGAGCTTGATGCAAAGCTAAAATCGGAATCGCTCGATCTTTCTCTTCCGGGAGTTCCCGCAGCCGTAGGAGCTCAGCACCCCGTAAGCCTTGTGATGGAAGAAATCACGATGATTCTTTCGCGCATGGGCTACTCCGTCCGAACCGGTCCTTTGATAGAAACGGATCGAAACAATTTTGAAGGGTTAAATGTACCGAAAGATCACCCTGCGCGCGACATGCAGGATACCTTCTATATCGACGAAACTCATGTGCTGCGCACTCATACGTCACCAATTCAAGTGCGAACGTATGAAAATGAAAAGCCACCGTTGAGGATTGCCGCTCCTGGAAGTGTTTTTCGCTGTGACAGCGACGTATCGCATTCGCCGAATTTCCATCAGATTGAGGGAATTTGCGTAGATAAGAAGATTTCGATGAGCGATCTCAAAGGCACGGTCACCTATTTCGTCGGCGAATTTTTTGGCAAAGGATTAAAAACTCGTTTTCGACCGAGCTTTTTTCCCTTCACTGAACCGTCGGCGGAAATCGACTGTCAGTGTGCGGTGTGCAAAGGAAAAGGCTGTCGAATGTGTTCCAACACTGGCTGGGTAGAAATCGGAGGCAGCGGCTTGATTCATCCGAACGTTTTGTCGTTTGCCGGCATCGACCCAAAAGAATGGCAAGGATTTGCTTTTGGTTTCGGGATCGAGCGCATGGCGATTATCAAGTACGGCATCAATGACATTCGTCTTTTCAGTGACAACAACGTCCGCTTCCTGGAGCAATTTTCGGTATGA
- a CDS encoding phenylalanine--tRNA ligase subunit beta, giving the protein MRLSLRWLNDFVAVKEFMRDPQSLAKLLTGAGLEVEGIEDQGKAFGHVIVGHILEKGKHPNADRLSLCQVATGDGVVHQIVCGAQNHNTNDRVVVALPGAVLPGDFAIKHSKIRGVESGGMLCSEKELGLKKEGESEGILILPMDAPIGKPFAEYMGLDDVLMDLKVTPNRADCLSHFGLALEIGCLLGREVKRPNAEIKAGGWQSEIGVEIKDAELGPRYAGRMVKGVKVGDSPAWLRRRLEAVGLKSINNVVDVTNYVMMEMGQPLHAFDVREIKGGVIEVARAKSGEVFTTLDGTELKLDGTELTIRDRERTVALAGVIGGKNSGVNETTTAVFIESAYFTPGAVRRTMRKFGLETDSGYRFARGINPETTADVLDRATALMIEVAGGEASANRLDLYPAPVPRPEITVNVATVEARLGYKVEASEFEMWMKRLGGELKQISPGQYRFVSPAYRKDLMIEMDLVEEFARLNGYDKLLDTLPSGSFSPATHDEVAVLQMRVRRQLKGYGCLEAVNYAFTSDRYQKEFLGDVQKIRDSGLLVQDDDVRIVNPLNEEINVMRRSLLPGLYRNVLSNFRSGNELGRLFETGVSVHRAVNGRSERYPGTGFGEELRLGFAFWGGEVDLWGRKEAAEVAMILKGVLESFWISFGLRSLKVVAFESGMAPAFLHPGKSAVIILEGKPVGFLGAVHPSRLAQDKIRVGVAVAEFSLEKLAAAVKAPRFKEISTFPQAERDIAFVAGKEVAAGAMVDLIHKTARGLDAQGRILRDLKVFDVFEGPSLGDGKRSVAIRMTFQSVEATLSDDAVNDLKGKLVDAVCQKFGAVVRG; this is encoded by the coding sequence ATGAGACTTTCACTTCGTTGGTTGAATGATTTTGTCGCTGTGAAAGAGTTCATGCGCGATCCGCAGTCTCTAGCAAAACTTCTGACTGGTGCGGGCCTTGAAGTAGAGGGAATCGAAGACCAAGGCAAAGCCTTTGGTCACGTCATCGTGGGCCACATTTTGGAAAAAGGAAAACACCCGAATGCGGATCGCTTGAGCCTTTGCCAAGTTGCGACGGGAGACGGAGTTGTCCATCAAATAGTTTGCGGCGCTCAGAACCACAATACGAATGATCGAGTAGTGGTGGCGCTTCCTGGCGCAGTTTTACCTGGTGATTTCGCGATCAAGCATTCGAAAATTCGCGGTGTTGAATCGGGCGGAATGCTTTGTTCCGAAAAAGAACTCGGATTGAAAAAGGAAGGCGAGTCGGAAGGCATTTTGATTTTGCCCATGGATGCTCCAATTGGAAAACCATTTGCTGAATACATGGGTCTTGATGACGTGTTGATGGACCTTAAGGTGACCCCCAATCGTGCGGATTGCCTCAGTCACTTTGGCTTAGCACTTGAGATAGGCTGTTTGCTTGGCCGCGAAGTGAAGCGTCCAAACGCTGAAATTAAAGCGGGTGGTTGGCAAAGTGAAATCGGCGTTGAAATAAAGGATGCCGAACTCGGTCCTCGCTACGCTGGTCGCATGGTCAAAGGTGTCAAAGTTGGCGACAGTCCCGCCTGGCTTCGCAGACGGTTAGAGGCCGTTGGCCTTAAGTCGATCAATAATGTCGTCGATGTGACCAACTATGTGATGATGGAAATGGGTCAGCCACTTCATGCCTTTGATGTGCGTGAGATTAAAGGCGGCGTGATCGAAGTGGCGCGGGCGAAGTCCGGTGAAGTGTTTACGACCCTTGACGGAACAGAACTTAAACTCGACGGGACTGAACTCACGATTCGCGACCGCGAACGTACAGTCGCCCTTGCTGGTGTGATCGGCGGTAAGAACTCGGGCGTGAACGAAACGACCACCGCTGTTTTCATCGAGTCGGCGTACTTTACTCCAGGAGCAGTACGGCGAACGATGCGAAAGTTTGGTCTTGAAACGGACTCAGGCTATCGGTTTGCTCGCGGAATCAATCCCGAAACCACGGCTGATGTTCTTGATCGCGCAACGGCCCTGATGATTGAGGTCGCCGGCGGCGAAGCATCGGCAAATCGTCTAGATCTTTATCCTGCGCCAGTTCCCCGACCAGAGATCACGGTTAACGTTGCGACAGTCGAAGCGCGCCTTGGATATAAAGTCGAAGCATCTGAATTTGAAATGTGGATGAAACGCCTAGGTGGCGAACTAAAGCAAATATCGCCTGGGCAGTATCGCTTTGTGTCTCCTGCCTATCGCAAAGACCTTATGATTGAAATGGATCTGGTTGAGGAGTTCGCACGGCTCAACGGTTACGACAAGTTGCTTGATACGTTACCTAGTGGAAGTTTTAGTCCAGCCACCCACGACGAGGTCGCCGTTTTACAAATGCGGGTTCGTAGACAGCTTAAAGGATATGGCTGTCTAGAGGCGGTAAACTATGCGTTCACGAGCGATCGCTATCAAAAAGAGTTTTTGGGTGACGTTCAAAAAATTCGCGATTCGGGTCTTTTGGTTCAAGACGATGATGTTCGCATAGTTAATCCGCTGAACGAAGAGATCAATGTGATGCGCCGGTCTTTGCTGCCAGGACTTTACCGCAACGTTCTTTCAAATTTCCGAAGTGGAAATGAACTCGGAAGACTTTTTGAAACGGGAGTGAGCGTTCACCGCGCGGTGAATGGCCGCTCGGAAAGGTATCCAGGAACTGGTTTCGGCGAAGAACTTCGCCTAGGATTTGCCTTCTGGGGCGGGGAAGTCGATCTCTGGGGGCGCAAGGAAGCAGCGGAAGTTGCAATGATTTTAAAAGGTGTGCTGGAGTCTTTTTGGATATCTTTTGGCCTAAGGAGTTTGAAAGTTGTTGCGTTCGAAAGTGGCATGGCGCCGGCTTTTTTGCATCCGGGCAAGTCTGCCGTGATCATCCTTGAAGGAAAACCAGTTGGTTTTCTGGGAGCGGTACATCCCTCTCGATTGGCACAAGACAAAATACGCGTAGGTGTCGCAGTTGCTGAATTTTCGCTAGAGAAATTGGCGGCAGCGGTAAAGGCGCCGCGGTTTAAAGAAATCTCGACCTTCCCTCAGGCTGAGCGTGATATCGCATTTGTTGCAGGCAAAGAAGTTGCTGCTGGTGCAATGGTCGATCTCATTCACAAGACTGCCCGTGGACTTGATGCTCAGGGACGAATCCTTCGTGACCTTAAAGTGTTCGATGTATTTGAAGGGCCAAGTCTTGGCGACGGTAAGCGATCGGTTGCCATTCGAATGACCTTTCAGTCGGTAGAGGCCACTTTGTCCGATGATGCAGTCAACGATCTAAAAGGCAAGCTCGTCGATGCGGTCTGTCAGAAGTTTGGAGCCGTGGTTCGCGGGTAA